One part of the Candidatus Mancarchaeum acidiphilum genome encodes these proteins:
- a CDS encoding ABC transporter permease subunit: MKKDLKETFSSISIYGPMLGIPIFFAIILPVMTFYITLYAAPTITSKLLPTTIKVSSSVLSSSIRSIKFMEFFSVNVLGPVFLTMPIFTASVIAADSFAGEKERGTSESLLSTPISKSELLSGKILASFVPTILLTLAIFGIYGAVTDYFSISVFHFAILPTIPWLLMLGTAPFLATASIGLVVLVSSHVKGVKEAQQISTLLVLPILVLPFASIIGLAVLNVEFLVSAIVILAILDAIIMYLGIKSFRKESILQ, translated from the coding sequence ATGAAGAAGGACTTAAAAGAAACCTTCTCTAGCATATCAATATATGGGCCAATGCTCGGAATACCTATATTCTTTGCGATAATCCTTCCAGTAATGACATTTTACATAACCTTGTATGCGGCACCTACAATAACTTCAAAGCTCCTTCCGACAACCATAAAGGTTTCGTCATCCGTTCTGTCAAGCAGCATAAGAAGCATAAAATTCATGGAATTCTTCTCTGTCAACGTGCTAGGGCCGGTATTTTTGACAATGCCTATATTTACAGCATCTGTGATAGCGGCAGACAGCTTTGCAGGAGAAAAGGAAAGAGGCACTTCAGAATCATTGCTGTCCACACCAATCTCAAAATCCGAGCTCCTTTCAGGAAAGATATTGGCCTCTTTTGTGCCTACAATATTGTTGACTCTTGCCATATTCGGAATATATGGAGCCGTTACCGATTACTTTTCAATAAGTGTTTTTCACTTTGCAATACTACCAACCATACCATGGCTTTTGATGCTTGGGACCGCACCGTTTCTGGCAACTGCCTCAATAGGTCTTGTCGTTCTGGTATCATCACACGTCAAAGGTGTTAAAGAAGCGCAGCAGATAAGCACACTGCTTGTACTGCCTATTCTGGTGCTCCCGTTTGCATCAATAATAGGGCTGGCAGTGCTTAATGTCGAATTCCTCGTGTCTGCAATTGTGATATTGGCAATATTGGATGCAATAATAATGTATCTTGGAATAAAAAGTTTCAGGAAAGAGTCTATCCTCCAATAG
- a CDS encoding 50S ribosomal protein L44e, which translates to MKVPKEINTYCPKCDKESTHTVKFYTQKPRGGLSVGTRRSERKRKGYFGKVKGQATVKKVSKRQKAILKCKVCSYSVERVFGNRTKKKLEYKM; encoded by the coding sequence ATGAAAGTTCCAAAAGAAATCAATACCTACTGCCCAAAGTGTGACAAAGAGTCCACACATACCGTGAAGTTCTACACACAAAAACCTAGAGGAGGTCTTAGTGTAGGAACTAGAAGAAGCGAAAGAAAGAGAAAGGGATACTTTGGAAAGGTAAAAGGACAAGCCACAGTAAAGAAAGTCTCAAAAAGACAGAAGGCAATATTAAAATGCAAGGTTTGCTCTTATTCTGTCGAAAGAGTTTTCGGAAACCGGACAAAAAAGAAACTAGAATATAAGATGTGA
- a CDS encoding proteasome assembly chaperone family protein, translating to MKNTFIKYKKGVKLKSPILIVGLPGIGAVGKLVATQMIKEFKGKRIATLYSSHLPPRVIMLKNGKVRLVSNRFYLLKTKTKNDIVILTGEDQAVTPEGQYTVNNEIVRFFKSELKGKEIITVGGYNISGNYTDSPRVLGNASSDKVIKEFKKAGVVFGESRGTIFGAAGLIVAFSKMQKLDSICIMGESSLIDMDPNAAKAVLKVLSKKFSLNIDMKKIDSMIEATAKMIKELESQMSSNAALPPESKENSSYIR from the coding sequence ATGAAAAATACTTTTATAAAATATAAAAAAGGCGTAAAGCTGAAATCACCTATACTTATAGTTGGTTTGCCTGGAATAGGTGCGGTAGGAAAGCTTGTAGCTACCCAAATGATAAAGGAGTTTAAGGGCAAGAGGATAGCAACACTATATTCTTCACATCTTCCCCCAAGAGTAATAATGCTAAAAAATGGAAAGGTAAGATTGGTAAGCAACAGGTTTTATTTACTGAAAACAAAGACCAAAAATGACATCGTGATATTAACTGGAGAAGATCAAGCAGTAACCCCAGAAGGGCAATATACAGTCAACAACGAAATTGTAAGATTCTTCAAATCTGAGTTAAAAGGAAAAGAGATAATTACCGTTGGGGGTTATAACATATCTGGAAATTATACAGATTCACCTAGAGTGCTTGGCAATGCCTCATCAGATAAAGTAATAAAGGAGTTTAAGAAAGCAGGTGTTGTATTCGGTGAATCCAGAGGCACCATATTTGGCGCTGCAGGTTTAATAGTTGCATTCTCAAAGATGCAAAAACTTGACAGCATCTGCATAATGGGAGAATCTTCATTGATAGATATGGATCCAAATGCAGCAAAAGCAGTGCTGAAAGTCCTTTCTAAAAAATTCAGCTTAAATATAGACATGAAGAAAATAGACTCAATGATTGAAGCAACCGCAAAGATGATTAAAGAGCTGGAAAGTCAAATGTCGTCAAATGCAGCACTGCCACCAGAATCGAAGGAAAATTCCTCATATATACGTTGA
- a CDS encoding ATP-binding protein, with protein sequence MIYKKFRRIFGFGLCRKRSAKSENIFALDFGKKLGTLHRYEKVAFSFYGKSSLIYEYGWKNADGSLILDMEKQKNLNILISGASGSGKSTLLKDLLIQMKDKVPILLLDPNGEHKELVELLNGTYRDSDYSGINPFGLDGISVNDRISELFYLFSTVLNLGSHQSYRLNSILRYVYRNKGVVNFDLPELPSTPNMYDLLKEINTFIDNSRSKPDSYSLENMKNKFELINRRSLNDSSFDVKSLLKGTNGINLAKLNNKNLRFIYLHELFSRIYQHMHSLESKGGTKLYIVIDEADTLLDEDIYMKVLSKFFEEGRKYGFGIIAVTHESSSLNKQIIANSNLTLSFQSKEPTELNYLSNIFSGSINEKNNVIKAALSSLNTNEFIIHDPVSKGLFKVKGKSYNEISKSIFNSDFAGYANLLYRYAKYPVELNSLLTHLPLESISYGLKNGIISKYLYKGKLYIMANKSNLSIEHEISVNEIMNYLDLVRVRNFKGTGRGKPDIVAYYNGFRIAVEYETGKKNFGSSKRMIEERIKHYSAVIVVVHEKSYQYYRDYLKLNDVHVVPSSNLQAIESIIKSIGG encoded by the coding sequence ATGATATATAAAAAATTCCGTCGAATTTTTGGGTTTGGCCTTTGCAGGAAGCGTTCTGCAAAATCAGAAAACATTTTTGCCTTGGATTTTGGCAAAAAGCTTGGCACTTTGCACAGATACGAAAAAGTTGCTTTTAGTTTTTATGGGAAAAGCAGTTTGATTTATGAATATGGATGGAAGAATGCAGACGGATCCTTGATTTTGGATATGGAAAAGCAGAAAAACCTCAATATTTTAATTTCTGGGGCAAGCGGCTCTGGAAAAAGTACATTATTGAAGGACCTGCTTATACAGATGAAGGACAAGGTTCCTATATTGCTCTTGGATCCAAACGGAGAGCATAAGGAACTTGTAGAACTTCTAAATGGCACTTATAGAGATTCTGATTACAGTGGGATAAATCCGTTTGGCCTTGATGGCATTAGCGTTAATGACAGGATATCGGAATTGTTTTACCTTTTTTCAACTGTGTTAAACTTGGGTAGCCATCAATCTTATAGGCTAAATAGCATACTTAGGTATGTTTACAGAAATAAAGGTGTAGTAAATTTTGACCTTCCTGAGCTGCCCTCTACCCCTAATATGTATGATCTTTTAAAGGAGATAAATACTTTTATTGATAATTCTAGATCAAAGCCCGACTCTTACTCATTGGAAAATATGAAGAACAAATTTGAGCTGATAAATAGGCGCTCGCTAAATGATTCATCGTTTGATGTTAAATCCTTGCTTAAAGGCACCAATGGGATAAACCTTGCAAAGTTGAACAATAAAAATTTGAGATTTATATACCTGCATGAACTTTTCAGCAGAATTTACCAGCACATGCATTCTCTGGAATCGAAAGGAGGCACCAAACTGTATATTGTCATAGATGAAGCAGACACGTTGCTTGATGAAGATATTTACATGAAGGTGCTATCAAAATTCTTTGAAGAAGGGAGGAAGTATGGGTTTGGCATCATAGCTGTTACACACGAATCTTCGTCTTTGAACAAACAGATTATAGCCAATTCAAATTTAACACTGTCATTCCAGTCAAAGGAGCCCACAGAACTTAATTATCTTTCAAATATATTTTCCGGATCTATAAATGAGAAAAACAATGTTATAAAAGCGGCCTTAAGCTCACTAAATACAAACGAGTTCATAATTCATGACCCTGTTTCAAAAGGGCTTTTCAAGGTAAAGGGAAAGAGCTATAATGAAATTTCCAAGAGTATTTTTAACAGCGATTTTGCAGGTTATGCCAATTTGCTTTACAGATATGCAAAATATCCTGTGGAATTAAACTCTTTGCTCACACACCTGCCATTGGAATCAATATCCTACGGGCTTAAAAATGGTATTATAAGTAAATACCTCTATAAAGGAAAACTCTATATAATGGCCAATAAGTCAAACCTTAGCATCGAACATGAAATATCCGTAAACGAAATAATGAATTACTTAGATTTGGTCAGGGTAAGGAATTTCAAGGGAACGGGAAGGGGAAAACCGGACATAGTGGCTTATTATAATGGATTTAGGATTGCTGTAGAATATGAGACAGGCAAAAAGAATTTTGGATCTTCAAAAAGGATGATTGAAGAAAGGATAAAGCATTATTCTGCTGTAATAGTGGTAGTCCATGAAAAAAGTTACCAGTACTACAGGGATTATTTAAAACTAAATGATGTGCATGTTGTGCCCTCAAGCAATCTTCAGGCTATAGAGAGTATAATCAAATCTATTGGAGGATAG
- a CDS encoding DJ-1/PfpI family protein — protein sequence MKFLVFIEPKDFKDETLKSIKMFFERWDVNYKISSYTKDSCVGMHGDVVDIDFNTNLVNPDNFDGLILVDGKGIDEYKLYEFRPLLDLVMLFNNSNKWIIAFGNAVGLVARANVINNRKIATIESDSEVTRFVKLFHGTPSRKELEFDGNLITIKDSSKSNELFDTILEKLNIE from the coding sequence ATGAAGTTTCTCGTATTTATAGAGCCTAAAGATTTCAAGGATGAAACCTTAAAATCAATCAAGATGTTTTTTGAGAGATGGGATGTCAATTATAAGATAAGCAGTTATACAAAGGACAGCTGCGTTGGCATGCATGGCGACGTGGTTGACATCGATTTCAATACCAACTTGGTAAATCCTGATAATTTTGACGGGTTAATACTGGTTGATGGGAAGGGCATAGACGAATACAAGCTATATGAATTCAGGCCATTGCTTGACCTTGTAATGCTCTTTAATAACTCAAACAAATGGATAATCGCTTTTGGTAATGCCGTTGGTTTGGTCGCTAGGGCAAATGTAATAAACAACAGGAAGATAGCCACTATAGAAAGCGACTCTGAAGTAACCAGGTTCGTGAAACTATTCCATGGAACGCCATCGCGTAAAGAACTGGAATTTGATGGAAATCTTATAACTATCAAGGATTCTTCAAAAAGCAATGAGCTATTTGATACCATATTGGAAAAGCTCAACATTGAATAA
- a CDS encoding mechanosensitive ion channel family protein, which yields MVGLLVIVLAFIVSYLLGVYSKFFVNAHVDLIWIHALIVGIAGIIIIEMVGRTIKDRVKSRNNETKVVGDLFEVVAYTILLIVILNELQVNVMGLLVGAGFLGIVLGLAAQSTIGNLIAGFELMASKPFSIGEKVTISTWQYGLIAPTYQHDVMVPGFTGTVSKIGIMYTEMVADNGTPIVVPNSIMNQAVIFNKKRVGKIRVFSHVEVDIKIDYSRFRDYFNEGVSKSTVKNVSIEIKNITQLAFGVDIYADGNLDDEPKIKDQLSEYALKAISRIMKEDNEAKDKENADSKDKAAEVKK from the coding sequence ATGGTTGGATTGCTCGTGATAGTGTTGGCTTTCATAGTCTCCTATTTGCTTGGGGTTTACTCTAAATTTTTCGTCAATGCACATGTGGACCTTATATGGATACATGCATTGATAGTAGGTATTGCTGGAATAATAATAATAGAGATGGTAGGCAGGACCATAAAGGATAGAGTAAAGTCAAGGAACAACGAAACGAAAGTGGTCGGAGATCTTTTTGAGGTTGTTGCATATACCATACTTTTAATAGTAATACTTAATGAGCTGCAAGTCAATGTGATGGGGTTGCTGGTAGGTGCAGGATTCTTGGGCATAGTCCTTGGATTGGCAGCACAGAGCACGATAGGCAACCTTATAGCAGGATTTGAGCTTATGGCTTCGAAGCCCTTTTCCATAGGAGAGAAGGTAACAATATCAACATGGCAGTATGGCCTTATAGCACCCACATACCAGCACGATGTTATGGTCCCAGGATTTACAGGCACTGTAAGTAAAATAGGGATCATGTATACTGAGATGGTAGCGGACAACGGGACTCCTATAGTGGTGCCAAACAGCATAATGAACCAAGCGGTTATATTCAACAAGAAGAGAGTTGGCAAGATCAGGGTATTCAGCCATGTTGAAGTAGACATAAAGATAGATTACAGCAGGTTTAGGGATTACTTCAATGAAGGAGTAAGCAAAAGTACGGTCAAAAATGTTTCTATAGAGATAAAGAATATAACCCAGCTGGCATTTGGAGTTGACATATACGCGGATGGCAATTTGGATGATGAGCCCAAGATCAAAGACCAGCTCAGCGAATACGCATTGAAGGCAATATCAAGGATAATGAAAGAGGATAATGAAGCTAAGGACAAGGAAAACGCGGACAGCAAGGACAAGGCAGCAGAAGTTAAAAAATAA
- the twy1 gene encoding 4-demethylwyosine synthase TYW1 has protein sequence MSEMPQIIKEKMTHQGYHFVGKHSAVKICEYTANGIEGKTLCYKYTFYGIHSWQCIQATPAIGCDLGCKFCWRLIPEEIGVNWNELNAVDHWDDPDSIVDGMIKEQLRIVSGYKSGADTNLKKKRWEESRYPRHVALSLTGEPTFYPKMSGLLKAFHKKGISTFLVTNGTLPEAIAKMDPLPTQLYISVEAPDKETYVKVTRPKIPDAWDRYMKTLSMLKTLKTRTVFRMTLVKGLNMDNIEGYASLVKFAMPNYVEVKGFSFIGGARNEARGLNLSSMPSHEEIKEYAHKLSELTGYKEVSEHKPSRIMLLCRDEESAKSRIIDFSKITA, from the coding sequence ATGTCAGAGATGCCACAGATTATAAAAGAAAAGATGACACATCAAGGGTACCATTTTGTCGGAAAGCATTCCGCTGTAAAAATATGCGAGTATACCGCAAACGGGATAGAAGGAAAGACTTTGTGCTATAAATATACCTTTTACGGAATACATAGCTGGCAGTGCATACAGGCCACCCCTGCAATAGGTTGCGACTTAGGGTGCAAATTCTGCTGGAGGTTAATACCAGAGGAGATAGGGGTTAATTGGAATGAGCTGAATGCTGTAGACCATTGGGACGACCCAGATTCGATAGTCGATGGAATGATAAAGGAGCAGCTTAGGATAGTGAGTGGCTACAAATCAGGTGCAGATACCAACCTGAAAAAAAAGAGGTGGGAAGAATCAAGATACCCCAGACATGTTGCTCTGAGTCTTACAGGGGAGCCCACATTTTATCCTAAAATGAGCGGCCTCCTGAAAGCTTTCCACAAAAAAGGCATAAGCACATTCTTAGTTACAAACGGGACCCTCCCAGAAGCGATTGCAAAGATGGATCCTTTACCAACACAGCTTTATATATCCGTAGAAGCTCCAGACAAGGAAACTTACGTGAAAGTAACACGTCCTAAGATACCTGATGCATGGGATAGGTACATGAAGACCCTTTCAATGCTGAAAACGCTTAAAACCAGGACCGTGTTCAGAATGACTCTTGTAAAAGGCCTCAATATGGACAATATAGAGGGTTATGCGTCGCTTGTTAAATTTGCGATGCCTAATTATGTAGAAGTGAAAGGGTTTTCATTTATCGGAGGTGCAAGGAACGAAGCCCGTGGCCTTAACCTATCAAGCATGCCTTCACACGAAGAGATAAAGGAATATGCACACAAGCTTTCTGAATTAACTGGCTATAAAGAAGTTTCAGAGCACAAGCCTAGCAGAATAATGCTTCTGTGCAGAGACGAAGAGTCTGCAAAAAGCAGGATAATTGACTTCAGCAAAATCACTGCTTAA
- a CDS encoding threonyl-tRNA synthetase editing domain-containing protein has protein sequence MKFMMWHVDYFKATPADQGRSTLVGDSSSLDVKNALLFFISFEKSDNDDYVNIIDKAVNEIQSISSQLGVYTLVLNPYAHMFADLTDPGHAIKMLDLLEERLSQRNFKVYKMAFGRFYEIELKAKGHKLSRISRSIN, from the coding sequence ATGAAGTTCATGATGTGGCATGTCGATTACTTCAAGGCAACACCTGCAGATCAAGGCAGGTCTACATTAGTTGGGGATTCAAGCAGTTTGGACGTCAAAAATGCCCTGCTTTTCTTCATAAGCTTTGAAAAAAGCGACAATGATGATTATGTCAATATTATTGACAAGGCCGTAAATGAAATACAGAGCATATCTTCGCAGCTTGGTGTCTATACACTGGTCTTGAACCCATATGCCCATATGTTTGCTGATTTGACCGACCCAGGCCACGCAATCAAAATGCTTGACCTGCTTGAAGAAAGGCTGTCCCAAAGGAATTTCAAGGTGTACAAGATGGCATTCGGCAGATTCTATGAGATAGAGCTCAAGGCCAAAGGGCACAAGCTGTCCCGCATTTCAAGAAGCATAAATTGA
- a CDS encoding translation initiation factor IF-2 subunit alpha gives MEEHTPKFGDLVIGEISKISPFGAYCKLLEYNNLETFLPLREISSGWIKNIHEFLHINQRVVCKVIYIDKSKGTIDVSLKKVTPRDAKIKINKYTLEKRSEVIIQQALKMTNLEGRKVEIINSILQEFPNYTSFLSKLSDSGEPIKGSSVPVALQEEILRLIQSSRKKKEYKVSYILTLSTYDPKSSIDSIKQSLSDAESKTGCGIYYISSPRYHISAEADNYLNAEEKIKKALSIIKTELKGFDIEMEKEKVKKDKEDIISEL, from the coding sequence ATGGAAGAGCATACACCAAAATTTGGAGACCTTGTTATCGGAGAGATATCTAAGATTTCCCCTTTTGGTGCTTATTGCAAACTACTAGAATATAATAACCTAGAAACGTTCCTTCCTTTAAGGGAAATATCTTCTGGCTGGATAAAGAACATCCACGAATTTTTACATATTAACCAAAGGGTGGTTTGCAAAGTAATATACATAGATAAGTCAAAAGGGACTATAGATGTATCATTAAAGAAAGTCACTCCTAGAGATGCCAAAATAAAAATTAACAAATATACATTGGAGAAACGTTCAGAAGTCATAATCCAACAAGCCTTAAAAATGACCAATTTGGAGGGCAGAAAAGTTGAAATAATCAATTCAATATTGCAAGAGTTTCCAAACTATACCTCATTTTTATCAAAGCTGTCCGATTCCGGCGAACCCATTAAAGGATCTTCTGTACCTGTTGCTTTACAAGAAGAAATATTAAGGTTGATTCAATCAAGCAGGAAAAAGAAAGAATATAAAGTATCATACATATTGACATTATCTACTTACGACCCTAAAAGCAGTATTGATAGCATCAAGCAGTCTTTGTCCGATGCAGAGTCTAAAACAGGGTGTGGTATATATTACATAAGCTCTCCAAGATATCACATATCTGCAGAAGCGGACAATTACCTTAATGCAGAAGAGAAAATAAAAAAAGCCTTGTCTATAATAAAAACAGAGCTTAAAGGTTTTGACATAGAGATGGAAAAAGAAAAAGTGAAGAAGGATAAGGAGGATATTATAAGCGAGCTTTAA
- a CDS encoding ribonuclease P protein component 4, translating to MHKHKSSININKIANDRVRILFDTALLNEDNRDYAAYCISEMRKISSHHRIKLSRSVKDRFCRKCNSLLVPGETAEVRILKKGKEILYKCNRCGTKKHIITDIKQ from the coding sequence ATGCACAAGCATAAAAGCTCCATAAACATCAATAAGATAGCCAATGATAGGGTTAGGATACTCTTTGACACCGCATTGTTGAATGAAGATAATCGTGATTATGCCGCTTATTGCATATCAGAGATGCGGAAGATTTCTTCTCATCATAGGATCAAGCTAAGCAGAAGTGTAAAAGACAGGTTCTGCAGAAAATGCAATAGCCTTTTAGTCCCTGGCGAGACAGCAGAGGTAAGAATTTTGAAAAAGGGTAAAGAGATATTGTACAAATGCAACCGGTGTGGGACAAAGAAACATATTATAACTGACATTAAGCAGTGA